A stretch of the Bdellovibrio sp. 22V genome encodes the following:
- a CDS encoding DUF475 domain-containing protein, with product MKYFTGSFIFTIIGLIASYFVGHYYGGTVGAGLQALFIASVLAVLEISLSFDNAIVNAVVLKEMTPVWRHRFLTWGMLIAVFGMRLVFPLLIVTFIAHVSPWEALVMAATRPDDYAQLMLSAHLEVAAFGGAFLLMVALKYFYDESKDLHWIPFIEKPTAFLGSKVEAIEVALSLIILAIIAHFLPDEKALPFIMAGMAGLITYVIVDGIGSWLEASDGQMKDVHKASAGMFLYLEVLDASFSFDGVVGAFAITHNLFIIMIGLSIGAFFVRSLTIMFVEKEALTKFAFLEHGAFYAIGLLAMIMLSDPFLHIPEWFTGLSGGIIIITSFFWSLKKGNDLQNNHH from the coding sequence ATGAAATACTTTACGGGCTCCTTTATCTTTACAATTATTGGTTTGATCGCGTCTTACTTTGTAGGTCATTACTACGGTGGGACTGTGGGAGCAGGGCTGCAAGCTTTGTTCATCGCCTCGGTTTTGGCGGTTCTTGAAATTTCTCTTTCCTTCGACAATGCGATCGTGAATGCGGTTGTTTTGAAAGAGATGACTCCGGTGTGGCGTCATCGCTTCCTGACTTGGGGTATGTTGATCGCCGTCTTCGGAATGCGTTTGGTTTTCCCTCTGCTCATCGTCACGTTTATTGCTCATGTCAGTCCGTGGGAAGCTCTTGTGATGGCGGCAACTCGTCCGGACGATTATGCGCAGTTGATGTTGTCGGCGCACTTGGAAGTCGCGGCCTTCGGGGGCGCGTTCCTGTTGATGGTGGCGCTGAAGTATTTCTACGACGAAAGCAAAGACCTGCATTGGATTCCTTTTATCGAAAAACCGACGGCGTTTTTGGGCAGCAAAGTCGAAGCGATCGAAGTGGCACTCAGCTTGATTATTCTTGCGATCATCGCGCACTTCTTGCCGGATGAAAAAGCGTTGCCATTTATTATGGCGGGTATGGCGGGTCTGATCACTTACGTGATCGTGGACGGGATCGGTTCTTGGTTGGAAGCTTCTGACGGGCAAATGAAAGACGTGCACAAAGCAAGCGCGGGCATGTTCTTGTATCTTGAAGTCTTGGATGCTTCATTCAGCTTTGACGGTGTCGTTGGCGCGTTCGCGATCACGCACAATCTGTTCATCATCATGATTGGTTTAAGTATCGGCGCCTTCTTCGTTCGTAGTTTAACGATCATGTTTGTTGAAAAAGAAGCTTTGACGAAATTCGCGTTCCTTGAGCACGGCGCTTTCTACGCGATCGGTTTATTGGCAATGATCATGCTTTCAGATCCATTCTTGCACATCCCTGAATGGTTTACGGGCCTTAGTGGCGGCATCATCATCATCACGTCCTTCTTCTGGTCACTCAAAAAGGGCAACGACCTCCAAAACAACCATCACTAG
- a CDS encoding DMT family transporter, with translation MILAGILWGFGFVATVFALRAFTPVETLFYRFVVAFFIGEILYLSFKGPNFTSLREELLRALPAGLLLGGMLLLQTIGLKYTTASKSGFLTSLYVILVPVLNSWFFKTKSSWQNYALTVLALIGTFILIGGRIEGVNVGDLWTIGCSLFAAFHIIYIGKISNKVGNAFRFNNFQSMWCLLALTPLLLAQEKTSLPVVEVLPWLGILCLGIGSSVIAFYLQIRTQRILSDSTASMLFLLESPFAALFGFLILSERLSLFQTSGALIILLASVLQIWLDPANKK, from the coding sequence ATGATTTTGGCCGGAATCCTTTGGGGTTTCGGCTTCGTCGCGACGGTCTTTGCCTTGCGCGCTTTTACTCCCGTTGAAACTCTTTTTTATCGCTTTGTCGTCGCTTTTTTTATCGGCGAAATTCTTTATCTTTCGTTTAAAGGTCCCAACTTCACAAGTCTTCGCGAAGAACTCCTGCGCGCCCTTCCCGCAGGTTTGTTGTTGGGTGGAATGCTGCTTCTGCAAACTATCGGTTTGAAATACACCACAGCCAGCAAGAGCGGATTTCTGACCAGTCTTTACGTCATTCTTGTTCCCGTTTTGAATTCGTGGTTCTTTAAGACGAAAAGCTCGTGGCAGAACTATGCTTTGACGGTTCTTGCTCTGATTGGAACTTTTATTTTGATCGGCGGGCGTATTGAAGGCGTTAACGTCGGCGATCTGTGGACGATCGGTTGCTCCCTCTTTGCGGCTTTTCATATTATTTATATCGGGAAAATCTCGAACAAAGTCGGCAACGCTTTTCGTTTTAACAATTTTCAGTCGATGTGGTGTTTGCTCGCTTTAACGCCGCTTTTGCTGGCGCAAGAAAAAACCTCTTTGCCTGTTGTTGAGGTCCTGCCGTGGCTGGGGATTCTTTGCCTCGGTATCGGTTCCAGCGTGATTGCCTTTTACTTACAAATCCGCACACAAAGGATTCTCTCGGATTCGACAGCAAGCATGCTGTTCCTTCTCGAATCCCCTTTCGCGGCGCTCTTCGGATTCCTGATTCTGAGCGAACGCCTGAGCCTTTTCCAAACCTCCGGCGCCCTGATCATTCTGCTGGCGTCAGTCCTCCAAATCTGGCTCGACCCCGCCAACAAAAAATAG